DNA sequence from the Thunnus maccoyii chromosome 7, fThuMac1.1, whole genome shotgun sequence genome:
AGGGGGAGTCAGGTGGAGATGATAATGGCAGATTTGGTGGTTCATTTGTAGGTGGTGTGATTTCAAGATGCTTTCTGAAGCGAGAAAAACCTAGATTCATCGTGGCCCACCGTGACTGAAGCTCTGGGTTTATCTCTGGTGTTGTGCTCATGTTGTCTCTTGTGGTTTTGTCCCCAAAGTCATCTGTAATAGTTGTATACTTCTCTAATTTGATGTTGTGGTCTGTCTTTGGtctgtgtgaaatgtttatCGCTGGGGTTTTTGGAGACCTAATGAACTCCTTTTCTGTGGCCTTTGATACAGCATATGCTCCCATGCTTGGTTTAGCTTTGTGGTTGCTGTCCTCATCCTCACTATCACTTGTGGAACAGTTTGATTTAGATTGCCGAGAGCCTTGAGACGCACCATTGGATAATGAATCAGAAGGTGGTGATGAGGCCTTGATGTCCAAACGCCTCTTGATGCGAGTAATCCTACCAAGATCTACAGCAGGCCACTGTGTTCCTAGATCGTGACTTACAGTTTGAGATTTCTGAAATGATAGTCCTGAAAATTTCCCCACCcctggcctctctctctctgtgtggtcTGTGGTTTCATCCTCACTGTCAGACGAATCAGAAGCTGGTGATGGTGCTTTGATATCTAGACGCCTCTTGATGCGAGTAGTATGCTCAAGATCAAAGGCAGGCCACTGTGTTTCTGGATCATGACTTTCTGCTCGAGTTTCTTCATATGGAAGAGCTGCAATGTTCACCTTTGCTGGTCTCTGTTTCTCTATGTAGCCTGTTGTTTCATCCTCACTGTCACTGCTAGAGGATGAATCAGGAGGTGGCGACGGTGCTTTGATATCTAGACGTCTTGTGATGCGTGGAATATGTTCAAGATCAAAGGTAGGCCACTGTGTTTCTGGATCATGACTTTCTGCTTGAGTTTCTTGAAATTGAAGCCCTGCAATGTTCACCTTTGCTGGTCTCTGTTTCTCTATGTAGCCTGTTGTTTCATCCTCACTGTCTCTGCTAGAGGATGAATCAGGACGTGGTGACGGTGTTTTGATATCTAGACGTCTTGTGATGCGTGGAATATGTTCAAGATCAAAGGTAGGCCACTGTGTTTCTGGATcatgactcacagtttgagATACTTTGATTGGAGGCCTTACCATGTATGTCTCCCCTTGCTCCTGTTTCTTTATGTGGTTTGTTGTTTCATCCTCACTGTCACTACTAGAGGATGAATCAGGAGGTGGTGACGGTGCTTTGATATCTAGACGTCTTGTGATGCGTGGAATATGTTCAAGATCAAAGGTAGGCCACTGTGTTTCTGGATCATGACTTTCTGCTCGAGTTTCTTCATATGGAAGAGCTGCAATGTTCACCTTTGCTGGTCTCTGTTTCTCTATGTAGCCTGTTGTTTCATCCTCACTGTCACTGCTAGAGGATGAATCAGGAGGTGGCGACGGTGCTTTGATATCTAGACGTCTTGTGATGCGTGGAATATGTTCAAGATCAAAGGTAGGCCACTGTGTTTCTGGATCATGACTTTCTGCTTGAGTTTCTTGAAATTGAAGCCCTGCGATGTTCACCTTTGCTGGTCTCTGTTTCTCTATGTAGCCTGTTGTTTCATCCTCACTGTCACTGCTAGAGGATGAATCAGGAGGTGGTGACGGTGCTTTGATATCTAGACGTCTTGTGATGCGTGGAATATGTTCAAGATCAAGGGTAGGCCACTGTGTTTCTGGATcatgactcacagtttgagATACTTTGATTGGAGGCCTTACCATGTACATCTCCCCTtgctcctgtttctttaagtGGTTTGTTGTTTCATGCTCACTGTCACTACTAGAAGTTGAATCAGAAGTGGGTGATGGTGCTTTGATATCTAGACGCCTCTTGATGCGAGTAGTATGCTCAAGATCAAGGATAGGCCAGCATGTTTCTGGATCATGACTTTCTGCTTGAGTTTCTTGAAATTGAAGCCCTGCGATGTTCACCTTTGCTGGTCTCTGTTTCTCTATGTAGCCTGTTGTTTCATCCTCACTGTCACTGCTAGAGGATGAATCAGGAGGTGGTGACGGTGCTTTGATATCTAGACGTCTTGTGATGCGTGGAATATGTTCAAGATCAAGGGTAGGCCACTGTGTTTCTGGATcatgactcacagtttgagATACTTTGATTGGAGGCCTTACCATGTACATCTCCCCTtgctcctgtttctttaagtGGTTTGTTGTTTCATGCTCACTGTCACTACTAGAAGTTGAATCAGAAGTGGGTGATGGTGCTTTGATATCTAGACGCCTCTTGATGTGAGTAGTATGCTCAAGATCAAGGATAGGCCACCATGTTTCTGGATCATGACTTTCTGCTTGAGTTTCTTGAAATGGAAGCCCTGCAATTTTCACCTTTCCTGGTCTTTGCTTCTCTGTGTAGCCTATTGTTTCATCCTCACTGTCACTAGTAGAAGATGAATCAGATGTCGGTGATGGGGCTTTGATATCTAGATGCCTCTTGACGCGAGTAGTATGCTCAAGATCAAGGATAGGCCACCATGTTTCTGGATCATGACTTTCTGCTCGAGTCTCTTGAAATGGAAGAGCTGCAATGTTCACCGTTGCTGGTCTCTGTTTCTCTATGTAGCCTGTATTTTTATCCTCACTTCTAGAGGATGAATCAGGAGGTGGTGATGGTGCTTTGATATCTAGACGTCTTGTGATACGTGGAATATGCTCAAGATCAAGGGTAGGCCACTGTGTTTCTGGCTCATGACTCACAATTTGAGGTACTTTGATTGGAGACCTTGCCATGTATGTCTCCCCTTGGCCCTGTTTCTTTAAGTGGTTTGTTGTTTCATGCTCACTGTCACTACTAGAAGATGAATCAGAAGTGGGTGATGGTGCTTTGATATCTAGACGTCTTGTGATGCGTGGAATATGCTCAAGATCAAGGGTAGGCCACTGTGTTTCTGACTCATGGCTCACAGTTGGAGATACATTGATTGGGGGCCTTGCCATGTATGTCTCCCCTTGGCCCTGTTTCTTTCTGTGGTTTGTTGTTTCATCCTCACTGTCACTACTAGAAGATGAACCAGAAGTGGGTGATGGTGCTTTGATATCTAGACGCCTCTTGATACGAGTAGTATGCTCAAGATCAAGGATAGGCCACCATGTTTCTGGATCATGACTTTCTGCTTGATTTTCTTGAAATGGAAGCCCCGCAATGTTCACCTTTCCTGGTCTTTGCTTCTCTGTGTAGCCTATTGATTCATCCTCACTGTCACTACTAGAACATGAATCAAAAGTGGGTGATGATGCTTTGATATCTAGACGTCTGTTGATACGCATAGTATGCTCAAGATTAACTGTAGGCCACTCTGTTTCTGGGTCCTGACTTACAGTTTGAGATACTTTAATTGGAAGCCTTTCCATATGCATCTCTTGCTCGTGTTTCTCTATATGGTTTGTTGTTTCATCCTCACTGTCACTGCTAGAAGATGAATCAGCAGGTGGCGATGGTGCTTTGATATCCAAACGCTTCTTGATTTTTAAGTCATGTCTGTAATCACCATGATTAATTCCTAATGAGGGCCTGACTGGGTCTATATTGTGGATCTGCTGCTCAAAACAGACGTCAGGTTCAGTGTAGTTCCTTACTatatcctcctcttcctcttggtCTGAGTTCACAGTGTAATGTGAAGGCTCGTCCTCACTGACATATGAGCTGGAGCTGGACATATCACCCCCCCTTTGCTTATCTGATGTGGGTGCCACAATCAATtttgaatgattaaatgaaCCAAACATGCTGCTGGACCGTGCAGATGTACTTCGAACAGAATCACTAAATTCAAATGGTTCTCCATCCTCCTGCCACAGTGCAAGGTCTTCTAGGTTGTGGGTATTTGTATGTGGTAACCGATCTACAAAGCGCTCAGAGGAAAATTCATGAATTTCACTTGTGCCCTCTATGGCACATTGTGGCACATCTACTTTTCTTGCCGTTGAGAAATCAACACTCTGCTGAACAGAGTCCTCTACTAGCTGAGGAGACTTGGGTAATGTGTGGTGTCCCTGGGTCATTTGGTCCTCTTTTAATTCCTTGTCAGATAGTGAAGAATCTGAGTGTGAAGACAagcttcttctcttctctaGCACAACACGATCTGGGATGTCTTCAACCtccatgttgtgtgtgtggtctctAACATCTCTCTGGTTATCTTCTGGACTATTCTGTCGTAAGCTGTTTTCACTTCCTGAATCATCAGCTGTGTGCTTATCCTTCTCAGCCTCAGCTGCTTTACATTTGATTACTGGACGACTATAGATGCTTTCCTGCCCCTCATTGGCCACGGCATCATAATATTGCACATTTATCTCCTCTCTAAAGTCTACAGTGCTAAATGTGACCCTCCTTTCACTGTATGTTCTTGTCCCTTCCAGTTCCTCAATATTGGCATAGGCCTCATTGTCATATTGACTTTGTTCTACAGATGAGACAGAGTGGGTTTCAGAGGAGCTCTTGTTGGTGACCCTTCTGCAGAGAACATCAAAAAGAGGTCTTGCTAGGACCCCAAGGATAAAGGCTATCAGAAATGtgatgaaaacagaaagacacacagctaaaacaaagTCAGACTGTGTTCTCTGATTCCCTTCCTGACCCATCCTATTTGAGGTGCCTTGTGCCATTATTTGTTGGCTGGTTCTGGATAAACTTctagtttttcttcttgttcctcctATCCTACTAATGTGGaggttaaaaacagaaataacttcatgttcctcagacatacacacataaagtcCTGTGTCTCCCTCTGTGATGTCCCTGATGAGCAGACCAGCCTGGGGTTGACTCACAGATGCTTGATTATTGGGCGTCCACCACAATGAATctacaaaaaagaagaaaaaaaagacatcattGACATGCAGTTGGACTGACGAGCTTTGTTATAGTGTTATAGTGTATGTATTAagtgtacagtaccagtcaaaagtttggacacaccttcccattcccattaatgggaaagtgtgtccaaaattttgatgtactgtatgtattatgCTATTTATAGGTTCTGTAACCTGgaaaaaacaatgttataaTTTTTTGACTGTTACCTTGCATAGAGCAAGACAGCAGTATCTCGGAGCCACTGTAGACTGTCACATCTTGGTGGAGCTCTGGCCTGCTTTCAGTACTAAAACAGTTAAGGTCATTCTCCTCCAATTGTAGCAGGTCTCTGCCTGAGAGGATGGAGGGGGAAGCACACACTATGCTCCAGGACTGCAGGCTTCTGCTGCTGTCATAGGCCATCCGTCTTCTTAGACTGCGCATGCTGCAGTCACACTGCCACCTGTTCCCACCTAGGCTGACGTCTGCCCCAACGTTACGCAGAGAGAGGTACATCAAAGGATGGAGACTGGTCAGCATGTTGAAGCTCAGATCGAGGACCTTTGAGGGGTGCACAATATGGACATAAAGCAGATGTTGAGACATATAATTTGATTGCAAAAACAATTACAATGTACAGCTAATCTACATTATCTTTTATTTAGAGAATACTTCTCTAAAAATTATGAATAAGCTTATGAGGTTATTATAGGAATACTGaatattgtgtgtatgttttcaaTAACTTGAATGATGAAGGGACAAGATGAACAGATAGCAGGAAGAcaataaactgcattttaaacataaactacTAAACAGCAAAAATCAGTGTTACCCTGAGCTGGCCTAAATCCTGGAACATCTGTGGATGGAGACTCGTGATGAGGTTATGTTGTAGGTGTAGCTCTTTCAGTTGTCGAAGTTTGCTAAGGACCCCTGGTCGTAGAGTTGAGATCCTGTTGAAGGAGAGCTGCAGAACCTGTAAGGACTTCATACCATCCAACCCTGGATAACAGAAAATAAGAGCTAATTAGAACTCGACAATAACCATGATGGGACGGCTCTTGAGGGGAGCAAgctatgtactgtatgttacaaGTTAATAACAGAGGTTGTCTGTCTCTCGTTTCCTTAGTACTGTAAGATTAAATAGTATAAAAAACAGGCCTCTCTCTCCCTGGACTTCTAGATAGTGAATAGTGTAAAATGTCTTAATCAATGAACATCCCTTTCCTGGAATATGAATCCACATTCTTCTGGCTTATTTTCACTGTGAAAACTCTTACAATATAACTAATTTGGGGCTAAGAATATTTCTGTGGTGCTCATTCTCCCCTGCTGTCTCCTCCTTTTCACTAGCCTGAGACAATCTCACTGAGACTGCTGGGCTGAAGTAAGGCACTGTGGGTCTGTGCTTCATTAGAGAGGCACTGAGGGTTCTGTGAGCTGAATACCAAACAGGAAAGAAGTCTGACTGTCAACACAGCTCTTGCTAAGTAAATGGGCTGTCTACACATGCCTTTAAAAGAACCACAGAGAATGCATTTATCTGAAACATACATATGTTCAACCAAGCAGAAGAAATTCTATGAGATGCAGGAGGGAATGTAAATGTTTCATTGCATGGTTACACCCTCCTTTAAGCAACCggaaatgtcaataaaaactgTGACTGTCTAAAGGCCATACAGTGTCATTATCTGGGTTTAAGGTTTAATCATTTCTAAGTGGAGCAAAGTACTAAAGATAAAGGATATCAATGAGAGTCTTTGTttatatgtgaaaatgaaagaacagtaacagtaaaaactgacaaattagAAGACCCCCTTTCCTTTTTAAGCAACATTTGGTCAACACTAGCCTGTGAATTGGACCTATCCTTTGGACTCAATGAGATTCCAAGTGGCAATAAAAGGTGTGCATCATGTTGATTTTACAACTTCTCTATCAGATTTACCTCAATCTTTGATAACCCACGCAACATTTTCAAGTTCAATTATTCCCTCCCTGGGAGTCAAGACCCAGTCTTTTCTTTGTTAGTGAGATATTAGATAGTTTTATTTCTTCAGGCCTGGAACATTTATTCAGATAACACAATCTGAAAAGCTCAGAGGTGAAAATTCTGAACTCATAGACTTCTGACACCTGTGACGAAGGCACACAAGAAGACAATCTTTAATTTTAGGGGTGGCAAGCCATGAAACAATGTAGCCTTTTAACATATTGGGTGTGGTGTATAAATCATTATAAGATATAATGCAATATTGTCAATCAGATAAGATTTTACGTAATTCAGTATGATTTCTTACTCATGTCTGCTGTCAATCGTCAGTGTTAGTGGCTAATATTTAAGATTTTGTGATTATATTGTTATTCTATTCTAAAActtttcattcacttttcaTTGTGGTGAAAACAGTGAtgtaaagtaactaagtacatttactcaagtaatgtactgaagtacagttgttttgaggtactttgctttgaatatttccattttaggGTCACTTCATACTTTTACTCCTCTACTTTTCTGAGAGAAATGTTGAACATCTGAACAGCaatagttactagttacttttcagctttttcacatcctttcacatacaaaacatatgatcagttaataaaatataatgcattgCTGTAGATTAAACTACTTGTCACCAGCTTCAGCATTCAAGTGCTGTTTACATGTAAATGCATCATAATGATCAAATCATATGATCATTAAACGCTGACCATTCTGCCATTCTGCCTAATGAGTGCTTTCACCTTTGatatttcaaatgcattttttgctttttgtttttgttttttgcatttttactcaaatacatttctgattgtAAGACTTCTACTTGTTGTGAAGTATTTTTTACACTGTCTTCCAGCTACTTTTATGTAattaaatgatctgaatacttccaaCACTGGCTGATAAGAACAGTCTAAGTTTGACCAGATGAAAATTCatcatttatatgaaaatgcctaaataaaatattgttatgGAGTGCAGTAATGGACACTCTGCTTACATTTACAGAATATATA
Encoded proteins:
- the LOC121900298 gene encoding uncharacterized protein LOC121900298; translated protein: MKSLQVLQLSFNRISTLRPGVLSKLRQLKELHLQHNLITSLHPQMFQDLGQLRVLDLSFNMLTSLHPLMYLSLRNVGADVSLGGNRWQCDCSMRSLRRRMAYDSSRSLQSWSIVCASPSILSGRDLLQLEENDLNCFSTESRPELHQDVTVYSGSEILLSCSMQDSLWWTPNNQASVSQPQAGLLIRDITEGDTGLYVCMSEEHEVISVFNLHISRIGGTRRKTRSLSRTSQQIMAQGTSNRMGQEGNQRTQSDFVLAVCLSVFITFLIAFILGVLARPLFDVLCRRVTNKSSSETHSVSSVEQSQYDNEAYANIEELEGTRTYSERRVTFSTVDFREEINVQYYDAVANEGQESIYSRPVIKCKAAEAEKDKHTADDSGSENSLRQNSPEDNQRDVRDHTHNMEVEDIPDRVVLEKRRSLSSHSDSSLSDKELKEDQMTQGHHTLPKSPQLVEDSVQQSVDFSTARKVDVPQCAIEGTSEIHEFSSERFVDRLPHTNTHNLEDLALWQEDGEPFEFSDSVRSTSARSSSMFGSFNHSKLIVAPTSDKQRGGDMSSSSSYVSEDEPSHYTVNSDQEEEEDIVRNYTEPDVCFEQQIHNIDPVRPSLGINHGDYRHDLKIKKRLDIKAPSPPADSSSSSDSEDETTNHIEKHEQEMHMERLPIKVSQTVSQDPETEWPTVNLEHTMRINRRLDIKASSPTFDSCSSSDSEDESIGYTEKQRPGKVNIAGLPFQENQAESHDPETWWPILDLEHTTRIKRRLDIKAPSPTSGSSSSSDSEDETTNHRKKQGQGETYMARPPINVSPTVSHESETQWPTLDLEHIPRITRRLDIKAPSPTSDSSSSSDSEHETTNHLKKQGQGETYMARSPIKVPQIVSHEPETQWPTLDLEHIPRITRRLDIKAPSPPPDSSSRSEDKNTGYIEKQRPATVNIAALPFQETRAESHDPETWWPILDLEHTTRVKRHLDIKAPSPTSDSSSTSDSEDETIGYTEKQRPGKVKIAGLPFQETQAESHDPETWWPILDLEHTTHIKRRLDIKAPSPTSDSTSSSDSEHETTNHLKKQEQGEMYMVRPPIKVSQTVSHDPETQWPTLDLEHIPRITRRLDIKAPSPPPDSSSSSDSEDETTGYIEKQRPAKVNIAGLQFQETQAESHDPETCWPILDLEHTTRIKRRLDIKAPSPTSDSTSSSDSEHETTNHLKKQEQGEMYMVRPPIKVSQTVSHDPETQWPTLDLEHIPRITRRLDIKAPSPPPDSSSSSDSEDETTGYIEKQRPAKVNIAGLQFQETQAESHDPETQWPTFDLEHIPRITRRLDIKAPSPPPDSSSSSDSEDETTGYIEKQRPAKVNIAALPYEETRAESHDPETQWPTFDLEHIPRITRRLDIKAPSPPPDSSSSSDSEDETTNHIKKQEQGETYMVRPPIKVSQTVSHDPETQWPTFDLEHIPRITRRLDIKTPSPRPDSSSSRDSEDETTGYIEKQRPAKVNIAGLQFQETQAESHDPETQWPTFDLEHIPRITRRLDIKAPSPPPDSSSSSDSEDETTGYIEKQRPAKVNIAALPYEETRAESHDPETQWPAFDLEHTTRIKRRLDIKAPSPASDSSDSEDETTDHTERERPGVGKFSGLSFQKSQTVSHDLGTQWPAVDLGRITRIKRRLDIKASSPPSDSLSNGASQGSRQSKSNCSTSDSEDEDSNHKAKPSMGAYAVSKATEKEFIRSPKTPAINISHRPKTDHNIKLEKYTTITDDFGDKTTRDNMSTTPEINPELQSRWATMNLGFSRFRKHLEITPPTNEPPNLPLSSPPDSPSSSSSESGIKSKNSRTKQTPENKQVNVSLSLKGQDDNPDNSVDIENRLRKAYSLPSTEDHSVPDLSLGVPHVKRRLNIKAPSPQPSNSPSSCSDSENEVIGYTAKQTYSRHASNLSGKTDDDSLINYKRSIIKSSSLPSESFPSNGKAQTTDHTRQRHTGAEIVTPQRGSFHAAVKRKIEQFRHTTDVDLPPEIRWTGVGRHLSDLSISSPRRHLDVNLSSPQQAPFAKPEHPPPDSSNSTSSEGDDKIKQGRGKVDATSMHKYSSLSSSSISLSSSRVFGKLDNSSTNTNEIWRVVSTDRGERKGLSALKAMSSDRQKWDTEDEKLDIGTSPLCDDQGPQGDISSNHHRSEEYIKPLAKQTKPEALLSSTSVNERSAEDLLYDIPRYRSHVIEAIDPPQELPPPVPETPPPDEAADLTWRSPQNSTNEEYESRRSNLQQRRSMEEPDPSLTPENLAVYFDSSYEITEV